The following proteins come from a genomic window of Pichia kudriavzevii chromosome 1, complete sequence:
- a CDS encoding uncharacterized protein (PKUD0A12590), with amino-acid sequence MGTYISEKMLHELEHALLQHVKVDKEDAHLSLFVESLLHHIESNSVVGYPDSRSHHQRHLHSPPTHSSLIEEAMLSVNAGNEARQRLSKLYTVVDSIVEQTGKTLSRTQEILTHLENQEEQEKEFLQQVKQNNTDTLREVAALTRSSLDTDIDLLNSIANWKSS; translated from the coding sequence ATGGGCACTTATATATCCGAAAAGATGCTACATGAGCTCGAACATGCTCTTTTGCAGCATGTAAAAGTAGACAAGGAGGATGCGCATTTGAGTCTTTTTGTGGAATCGTTACTGCACCATATCGAGAGTAACTCTGTTGTTGGCTATCCAGACTCCAGGAGCCATCACCAACGTCACCTACACTCTCCCCCCACACACTCCTCTCTCATTGAGGAGGCCATGTTGTCGGTTAATGCTGGTAATGAAGCTCGCCAAAGGCTCAGCAAGCTTTACACTGTGGTGGATTCTATAGTGGAACAAACAGGAAAAACACTTTCGCGAACACAAGAAATTTTGACCCACTTGGAGAACCAGGAGGAACAAGAGAAGGAGTTCCTTCAACAAGTGAAACAGAACAACACTGACACTCTCCGAGAAGTAGCGGCACTAACCAGGTCAAGCCTCGACACTGACATTGACCTACTAAATTCTATTGCAAACTGGAAATCGTCATGA
- a CDS encoding uncharacterized protein (PKUD0A12600; similar to Saccharomyces cerevisiae YPL234C (VMA11); ancestral locus Anc_6.260), translating to MIEDEYAPAFAPFLGFAGCTAAMVFSCLGAAIGTAKSGIGISGIGTFKPELIMRSLIPVVMSGILSVYGLVVAVLIAGGLAPDGKYTLFNGFMHLSCGLSVGLACLASGYSIGIVGDEGVRQFMHQPRLFVGIVLILIFAEVLGLYGMIIGLILNTKANS from the coding sequence ATGATTGAAGACGAGTATGCTCCTGCCTTTGCACCGTTCCTAGGCTTTGCGGGCTGTACTGCAGCAATGGTGTTTTCATGCCTGGGGGCTGCCATTGGTACTGCCAAATCAGGTATTGGTATTTCAGGTATTGGTACGTTCAAGCCAGAGCTCATTATGCGTTCCCTCATCCCCGTGGTCATGTCGGGTATCCTATCCGTGTACGGGCTTGTTGTGGCGGTGTTGATTGCTGGTGGGTTGGCGCCAGATGGGAAATACACCCTTTTCAATGGGTTTATGCACTTGAGTTGCGGCTTGAGTGTAGGTTTGGCATGTTTAGCCAGCGGCTATTCTATTGGAATTGTTGGCGATGAAGGTGTCCGTCAGTTCATGCACCAGCCACGTCTATTTGTTGGTATAGTTCTTATTCTCATTTTCGCTGAAGTTTTGGGATTGTACGGCATGATTATTGGCTTGATTTTAAACACAAAGGCAAACTCTTGA